A segment of the Aureliella helgolandensis genome:
CGGTCAGGAAATTTCGATTGGTAGCACGCCAGACTCGCTAAACAGATACATGCAATTCCAGGCGGTCCTGATTGATCCTAAATCACGTATGCTATAATGACCACGGTCGGACCGAAACTCCTGGCCCTAGCGATCCAGACCCGAGAACAAGCCGATGCACGGCAGTCGGCGACATTTAACCAAATTTACCACCAAATCAACCTCGCCGACGCCGTGATCGGCACCGTTATCCGGCTTCGTAAATCCGATGAATTGAGGCTGGCTGAGTTGAATACAGAGCTTGAAATCGAAAGAACGGAACAACGGGAATTGTGCGACCGGTGTGAACAATGGACTGATCGAGCGCGTGGCGTTCCAGTCATAATCCAAATATTGACATTTCCGATCACAGGCATTTTTTTGTTGAAATCGCTTTTTTCAATCTCAACTATATTGCGCGTACTGCGTTTCCAGAATATCTGGCCAATTATTGAACAAGAGTTTCGCCATCGCTATTGTCGAAAATGTCTGCGCTGGATTACGATTTGCCATGTCGTCATATCTGTCTGGGCAATCAGCTTTGTATACTTTCTCATCTCAGACGCGAGCAAAAATTAGAAGTTTGAGCTGGCAATTGAAATGCAATTAGCAGGATAACAAAACGATGCACGCGAAGCCGGACTTGCGCGTGCTTTTCAATGTTTAGATTTATCGTTCCGGCTCGGTGATCGTAACCGACTATGAAGTCCTGGGTTTGGCAAGTGACGGTCGCCACTTTTTTTGAATTCTTTTATTCAGTCATATCATGACGCGGTTTAGCCACTTGGAAGTTGCCTTCGCTAGAGAGCTTCGAGGGAGTATCGCTTCGGCCGGTGCACAATGTGCTTGTCAAGGATGTTTGATTAAACGACTATTCGAGGTGCGAACGCGTTTCACACTTCTGCTCCTGCTCACTTGGAGCAGGTCGCGTTCCCTCAGTTATCCATGCACGGTTCAAAGCATCGTTGTCGATGATGAGTCCGTGTTGGCTGCAGCTTGCCTGGAGGCTTCGGTGAGCAGCAAGCTACCTTCCGTTGGTGTGGCACATTCTTTAGGGCGACGTGTCTGACGTTCCGGCGATCCTGCGCGATCGGTCCATGGGAATCAGTCAGTGGTCAATTGGTGTCGGTGCTCAGCACATTTGGGTTGGTCTTGTCCTTGTCAAGTGTTCTCGTGTCTGGCGAAAGGGCTCCTGTGAACTCAGTTGGTATCGGTATTGAATGAGTCTGTTCAACTAGTGACGTGTCAAAAGGCTACGAGGTGCCGATTCGTTCTGCCGATGTCAATGCATCAGGCGGCGCGTACAGGTTGTCCCTCGTAGCGGTGGGGAAAAAGGGCGAGCAAGGCCGATTCGTTCTGTCGATGTTAGTGTGCTAAGGGGTACGCTCATCAGGCAGCGGATACTGGCTTTCTTGCTCGCCGTGGTTGGGCGGTTTTCGTGGTGGCTTGTTTCGACTTTGAGCCAATGGGACTTCTCGGCGTGGTGATTGATTTCGCCTGCAATTTCGCCTGCGACTTGGCAGACTGCTGTTTCGTCGACTTACCAACCTGCGTGGGCTTCGACTTGGATTTGCTGGCTGACTTTGTCGTGGGCGACGCCTTGGCGGCGCAACGCTGCGTGAGCTCTTCGGCTTCGCGGGCTTCCCTGCGAAGGCGGCTCTTACGTTGGTCCGAGTTCTCCTTAGGAGGCATCGTTCGAAAGGTCTCTTCATCCAAGGGAAGCGTTCCACCGAACGACTTGGTAGTACGAATCATGGTGACCGGATCCCAGTCCTTTTCATCGCGGAGCATGGCCCAAGCAATCACCGCGATTTTACGAGCCAACGCCACTCCCGCCTTCTTCTTGCGTGTCTTCTGCTTACCGCAGATGCGATCGTAGACTCCCTTGGACCACGGATTGTATCGCAGCGAGGCCCAAGCGCACTCGACAAGAATGGTCCGAGCCAGCGGGTTGCCCCGCTTGGTGATGCGGCCGTTGCGATCGGTTTCACCAGATTGAAATTGCCGAGGTACCAAGCCGAAGTAGGCCGACACTTGGCGTCCGTTCTCAAAGCGGTGCGAATCGTCGATGCAGGCCACCAGGATTTCAGCCGTGCGTGGTCCAACGCCGGGAATCGTGCGCAGTCGTACGATGCGAGGATCGGCCTTGCCGATCGCTTCGAGTTTCTTGACGACCCCGTCAAGTTGTGTGGACAGAGAATCGAGCTGCGTCAATTCAAGATCGAGCTCACCTTTCCACAACTCTTTCGCGGAGCACTCCGTAAGTGGTTTGCGATACGAGTTGATCAATGCGCGTCCGGTGTGCCAAGCTTTGTCCCCCCTGTCGATCGAGATGCCGTGGTTGACGAACCACGCGCGAATGGTGCACTTGATCTTGTTGATCCGCCAGTCGAGTGTTTTGCGGTACTTAACCAGAGAGCGAAACTCACGATGTGTTTCGGAGGGCATGTGAACCGGCTTGAGTTCACTCATGGTAGCCATACGCGCCAGCTTGAGCGCATCATCCTTGTCAGTTTTGCGTTTAACGTTGGACCACTTCCAAGCCTCTTCGTTGGTCGAGCAGACGAACGTTTGGAGGCCCAAAGACTCAGCTAGATCGTTGATCCAGCCTGACGGACCACACGCCTCCATAACCACCAAGTCGATCTTATGCTTTTTGAAGACAGTCGAGAGGTAGTTGCGGTCGGTAGTGGCATTGAGGAAGGAGTGTTTGCGAGTTTTTGTATCAAAGAAACAGCACATCGTATTGAATTTGCCGAGGTCAAGAGCGAGAATCTTCATAGTCCATGTGTCCTTTGGGTTTGGGGTTGGCACATTTGTGACAGTGGTTGCTTCCGGCAACCCGAGATCACGGGGCTGAGTCACCAGATTTTATTCGAACGGCTCCCGCCCCAAACCCAGGACTTACATGGATTCTTTCTCGGATGCAATGAGATGCTCGGCGATTGAGTCTATTTCGGTTGCCCAGTAGTCACCGAGAGGAACGAAGTCTAGAAGTGAAAACGTGTTGCCAGACGGACATGCTAGCCCAGGCTGACGAGTAGATCGTTGGGCAGTAGATGCAACATTGGGAAACGCATGAATGCACTCGCTTCGCGGTAGTCCAGCTGGATGGAAGCGATGGAGAATCCAGCTCGACGCTGGGTCATTCGGTCAGGGGATCTCGCTCGTTAGAACGCCACACTCGCCAAGCAGACACATGCAATTCCAGGCAGTCTTGTGCGATCATAAGCCGCCTTTGCTATACTGATGTTGGTGCATCCAAGCTCCTGGCCCCAGCAATCCAGAACCGAGAACAAAGTGTTGCACGGTAGTTCCGGTGGCCGCTTCACTTTGCACAACGAATCAACTCCCGGAACACCGTGAACACTGCCGTTCGTCGAGAGTACCTCTTGCTGCCAAAGAGCCTGACTGATAAAAAGAAGTCAGCGATGCGTCCTATTGCCTATGGCGTTTTACAAAACGGAGTATTTCATGCGTGCCACGAAGTTCGCTGTATTTATCATCTTCCTGCTCACTACCACGGGAACTACCGCGGCCGATGATCGTGCGGAACTCGAAATTGGCAGCTTTGTTGTTCTCGAAATTGAGGGCGAACTCGCAACAAAGTACTCACAGGCAACCGACGTAACACTATCGAAGAATGCTGTTGGTGACTTGTGCACAAACCAACTCGCAATCGTTACTTGGATTTCCGAAGATGGATCGCTAACGATCAAACATTCAAATGATCTATTTTCTTTGCGTGCTCCTTCCAAATTAGTGACTATTGTGACTACCGTCTCGAAAGATCAGCTAACTCCCGTGGTAACGAAGGCAGGAACACTTGTTTACTCACATGAACGTCTTCACCGAGTTGACGCTGTCGCGAAACCACTAAAGGAGGATCGTACCACATATCATTTGCGGCTTCGCAACATGCAGAATGTGGAAATCACCACCTGGGATCGATCAAACTCGATCCGGTAACCTGACGATCTCGACGAACAAGATGATGCAGCCGAGTTTGCGTCGGTGCGTTTTCACTCAACAAGTCAACCGCGCAAACCGGCTGATCATGGTCGTTATTTCTCAAGCCCACGGAGCAGACGATGAATGCAACGCGAAGATCTTTCTTTCTGCTGACATTTGCCGCTTTCGTTGGGAGTTCGACGCTTCACGCTGACGACACATCAAAAACCCCAACCGTGACAGCGCTCGCCGATCTTGATCTGAAGTCTGATGGAAAAGACGTGACAATGATCTTTAAGATTACCAAAACGCAACTGATTGGCGGTGCGCACGAGGGTGAATTCCCAAACGCGATATTACACTATGCGGAGATGAAGGAGGCTCCACATTTGGTCGTCTATGCCAAAGGTGAACTAGCGGATGCGCTCCATCGTTTTGCATGCATTGGACCAAAAGGACGTTTGATTGGCCGCTCGATCAAAGTGTCGGGGAAGATCAAAACATACACAGACTTTCCAGAGGGCGAGGACCAAACTCCTATCTACAATCTCAACCTTCGAGACTGGAAGGCATTTCAGATCCTTCCTGAGCCCGAAGAGAAATAACCATGCGGTGAACCCGAGCGGCGGTTCGGGCGGATCGTGAAATCAGAGGTTCTTGGCCGCCACCGGGTTACCGCGATCGTTATCGGACTGAAGACCGTATACCTAAGACGGGAGATTGAAAGTGGTACATCACCCCAATCGCACTCAGGCACGGCAAGCACTAACGCTGATCGAGACGGTCGCCTCGATCAGCATCATTGGAATCCTCGCAGCCATTCTCATCCCTGCTGTTCAGGCTGTACGCGAGTCCGCACGAAAAGCACATTGCCAAGACAACCTGAAACAGATTGCACTCGCTACGCATGCATTTCACAACGCGAACAACGCACTCCCTTCCTTCTACAACGGGACATCCCTCCCCTTTCCGCTACAAGAGTGGGATCTTTTTCATACACACTCTTGGCGTGCTACCCTGCTTCCTCACCTCGAGCAGACCGCCCTCCGTGAATCGATTGCCTGGGATTCGCTGGCGACTTCGTTGGAGAACGAACCTGTCGCAACCACGGTAGTTCCTCCTTACGTCTGCCCAAGTGGCACGTCTCCAACTACAAACATGGGATGGGTAATCCGATATGGCTCGATGTCGGTTCCAGAACCCAACCGCACCGAGGCCGACATATGCCAAGTGGTCCGAAGCGATTACGATGCGATGGCTGGAATTCTCGTAATTCCCGACACCTCACCGAGTGGCGTAAACCCGTATAGCACAAAGTTCGTTCGCTGGGGCGTCTGGGGTTGGCCCGACTTTGACAACAATGCAATCTCCGGCGGCAAACTACTGCGGTACCGGCCTGGAAAATTCAGAGACATATCGGATGGCCTGTCCAACACAATCATGCTGGTCGAACGCGGTGGACGCCCGATACATCTTGTCGATGGACGCCCCAAGGCAACCCCAGACAACCCAGACGCAGTCTACCTCGGTCAAACGGGATGGTCGGCGAGCAATACATTCGTATGGGCCATCAATGGCCACAATGTTGGAATTAATCAGGACAACGCAACTGGCATTTACTCGTCGCATGCAGGCGGCGCGTACATAGCACTTGCTGACGGTTCTGTTTCGTTTCTCACGGAATCCACTGATTTCCACACGTTGGCTCGAATGTTTGGCCGCTCGGACGGTGATCGTTAGTTTATCCAGTCGCGTAAATTCACCATGGCCGATAACCATGCCGTGCACCGAAGGACGGCTTGCGCGGTTTTTGAAGTGGAAAGTCAACTGTCCGTCCTCGGTGACGGCTACCGTTCGCCTGCCCTAAATCACTCTTGACACACTTCCAGAGGCAAATCTATATCCACATGAGGTTGTGGACACTCAACAGGAGATGGGAAATGAATAACCACCAACAACGCTATGCCGTTTTGTTTAGTGTCTTGACGGCTTTCGTCACTACGATCGTCATCTTCATGCTCAACGAAGGTGCTCTTAGGCTCTCCACACGCACATATGAGAACCTTCCCGGTTTAGTGTTATTCTTCTTCTTGCATGCTACAATCGTGATCGCTGCCACATCGTTCTGGCGACACTTTCGTTCATTCTTGTTCGGCTCATATACCCCTAAGTCAAATGCGGCTTCCGTCTGTGGCGTCATACTTGCCTTTGGCTGGTGGGGGCTTCCGATACTGCTCCAACACACAACTCAGATCGACTACTACCTCGTCGAATCAAGACCACTTTCTTATTGTTACGGTTTAATCACGTTTTCCGTCTGGGTGGTGATCTCCATAGAGTGCGAAGCGTACCTATCCATACGACGCTTAACTTCGGTCCAGCGTAGCCACGCCTAGGCGAACCACGCATTGAACGGGAGTTCGCGAGCCCGTCCAACTTGCTAAAATGTCAAACGCGCGAACCCCGTTAATGCCGACGTTCGTCGGACGCGCAGGTTAGTTGTGGGTGCTGTCGGGCACCGAAGTCTGGACAACATCGCGGACTGTGAATCGCATTGCGCCCCGCTTTTTTGCAACATCAACTAAATCAATTCGTGGGCATCATTCTATTGTTCAAAATCCAGCGACCACGGTTTGGCCTGAAAGATATATTCTGGACGGTTCTCGTCGCCGCTCTGATCGCAGGTTGGTGGGCCGAC
Coding sequences within it:
- a CDS encoding IS110 family RNA-guided transposase, translated to MKILALDLGKFNTMCCFFDTKTRKHSFLNATTDRNYLSTVFKKHKIDLVVMEACGPSGWINDLAESLGLQTFVCSTNEEAWKWSNVKRKTDKDDALKLARMATMSELKPVHMPSETHREFRSLVKYRKTLDWRINKIKCTIRAWFVNHGISIDRGDKAWHTGRALINSYRKPLTECSAKELWKGELDLELTQLDSLSTQLDGVVKKLEAIGKADPRIVRLRTIPGVGPRTAEILVACIDDSHRFENGRQVSAYFGLVPRQFQSGETDRNGRITKRGNPLARTILVECAWASLRYNPWSKGVYDRICGKQKTRKKKAGVALARKIAVIAWAMLRDEKDWDPVTMIRTTKSFGGTLPLDEETFRTMPPKENSDQRKSRLRREAREAEELTQRCAAKASPTTKSASKSKSKPTQVGKSTKQQSAKSQAKLQAKSITTPRSPIGSKSKQATTKTAQPRRARKPVSAA
- a CDS encoding DUF1559 domain-containing protein yields the protein MVHHPNRTQARQALTLIETVASISIIGILAAILIPAVQAVRESARKAHCQDNLKQIALATHAFHNANNALPSFYNGTSLPFPLQEWDLFHTHSWRATLLPHLEQTALRESIAWDSLATSLENEPVATTVVPPYVCPSGTSPTTNMGWVIRYGSMSVPEPNRTEADICQVVRSDYDAMAGILVIPDTSPSGVNPYSTKFVRWGVWGWPDFDNNAISGGKLLRYRPGKFRDISDGLSNTIMLVERGGRPIHLVDGRPKATPDNPDAVYLGQTGWSASNTFVWAINGHNVGINQDNATGIYSSHAGGAYIALADGSVSFLTESTDFHTLARMFGRSDGDR